One stretch of Clavibacter michiganensis DNA includes these proteins:
- a CDS encoding copper resistance CopC family protein produces the protein MTPGDRIPARTGRRPLRRLAAAFAGAALATGALALAGLAQGSGPDGALSASAHNYLVSSSPAAGSTIDAPPSEVTLTFNDVILDLAAAGGGGGDASTGSAPAGGSSVVQVTGPDGQGTHFETGCATDSGRSVSVPVALGGSGQYTVTWRVVSADGHPVSDSIAFTYQAPAGATASAGTADGPGCAAVEEGAAGSGATSSGGTDPSAADPGTAAGQEQGIAPYLGVIVGVGVGIVVLAAAAVVLIVVTGRRKPAAAATTDDADGDAPRDGGPPAA, from the coding sequence GTGACGCCCGGGGACCGGATCCCGGCCCGCACCGGCCGGCGCCCGCTCCGGCGGCTCGCGGCGGCGTTCGCGGGTGCCGCGCTCGCGACCGGCGCGCTCGCGCTGGCCGGGCTGGCCCAGGGGAGCGGGCCCGACGGCGCGCTGTCGGCGTCCGCCCACAACTACCTCGTGTCGAGCTCGCCCGCGGCCGGATCCACGATCGACGCGCCGCCGTCGGAGGTCACGCTGACCTTCAACGACGTGATCCTCGACCTCGCCGCGGCGGGCGGGGGCGGCGGCGACGCGTCGACCGGGTCCGCGCCCGCGGGCGGCTCGTCCGTCGTGCAGGTCACGGGACCGGACGGCCAGGGCACGCACTTCGAGACCGGCTGCGCGACGGACTCCGGACGCTCGGTCTCCGTGCCGGTCGCGCTCGGCGGATCCGGCCAGTACACGGTCACGTGGCGCGTGGTCTCGGCGGACGGGCACCCGGTCTCCGACTCGATCGCGTTCACGTACCAGGCGCCCGCGGGCGCGACGGCGTCGGCGGGCACGGCCGACGGCCCGGGCTGCGCGGCGGTCGAGGAGGGGGCGGCCGGATCCGGCGCCACCTCGTCGGGCGGCACCGACCCGTCCGCCGCGGATCCAGGCACCGCGGCCGGCCAGGAGCAGGGCATCGCGCCCTACCTCGGCGTCATCGTCGGCGTCGGCGTCGGGATCGTCGTGCTGGCGGCGGCCGCGGTCGTGCTCATCGTGGTGACCGGGCGGCGGAAGCCGGCGGCGGCTGCCACGACGGACGACGCCGACGGCGACGCCCCGCGCGACGGCGGCCCACCGGCCGCCTGA
- a CDS encoding LysR substrate-binding domain-containing protein — protein sequence MLEMRRLRLLRELKLRGTIGAVADALSFSPSSVSQQLSQLEREAGVTLLRRVGRRVVLTPQAEILVEHTTALLERLERAETEVNASLANVSGTIRVAAFQSALLALVPPALTILRDDYPDLRVEITMREPESGLHDVWARDHDLVIAEQYPAHAAPRPADLDREELCVDPLRLGLPPGRDDVRSISDARRLPWVMEPAGTASRHFAEQVCRVAGFEPDVRYVTADLQAHIDLVRGGHAASVLPDLVWAGREPDVRLIGLPGSPRRTVFTSSRVGSLDRPGIRACRDALARAVEVMGTGAG from the coding sequence GTGCTCGAGATGCGACGGCTGCGGCTCCTGCGCGAGCTCAAGCTCCGCGGCACGATCGGCGCGGTCGCCGACGCGCTCTCGTTCAGCCCGTCGTCGGTGTCGCAGCAGCTGTCGCAGCTGGAGCGCGAGGCGGGCGTCACGCTGCTGCGCCGGGTCGGTCGTCGCGTGGTGCTCACGCCGCAGGCCGAGATCCTCGTCGAGCACACGACGGCCCTGCTCGAGCGGCTGGAGCGCGCCGAGACCGAGGTGAACGCGTCGCTCGCGAACGTGTCCGGCACCATCCGCGTGGCCGCGTTCCAGTCCGCGCTGCTCGCGCTCGTGCCGCCGGCGCTCACGATCCTCCGCGACGACTACCCCGACCTGCGGGTCGAGATCACGATGCGCGAGCCCGAGTCGGGCCTGCACGACGTGTGGGCGCGCGACCACGACCTCGTCATCGCCGAGCAGTACCCGGCGCACGCGGCCCCGCGGCCGGCCGACCTCGACCGCGAGGAGCTGTGCGTGGATCCGCTCCGCCTCGGCCTCCCGCCCGGCCGCGACGACGTCCGCTCCATCTCCGACGCGCGCCGCCTGCCGTGGGTGATGGAGCCCGCGGGCACGGCGTCGCGCCACTTCGCCGAGCAGGTGTGCCGGGTCGCGGGCTTCGAGCCCGACGTCCGCTACGTGACGGCCGACCTCCAGGCGCACATCGACCTGGTGCGCGGCGGGCACGCGGCGTCCGTGCTGCCGGACCTCGTGTGGGCCGGCCGCGAGCCGGACGTGCGGCTGATCGGCCTGCCCGGCTCGCCGCGGCGCACGGTGTTCACGTCGTCGCGCGTGGGCAGCCTCGACCGGCCGGGGATCCGCGCCTGCCGCGACGCGCTCGCGCGCGCCGTCGAGGTCATGGGGACCGGCGCGGGCTGA
- a CDS encoding proline dehydrogenase family protein: MTAETASAPETAQIPTIDGASAAPDREALADRSVALVRTWLAEAAQHPADPSAERLAGVLKDENGLDFTIGFVDRVVRPEDLPVAGNSLAALTAKTPGFLPWYMQGAIRAGGILGPVLPQVVVPVARRVLREMVGHLIVDATSEKLGPAIAKLREGGSRLNLNLLGEAVLGEKEAARRLAGTRELLARDDVDYVSIKVSSVVSQLSMWAFDEAVDKVVERLTPLYELASKAATPKFINLDMEEYKDLDLTIEVFTRVLDQPQLKDLEAGIVLQAYLPDALAGLQRLTAWAQERRAAGGAPIKVRIVKGANLAMEQVDGRMHDWPVATWATKEQTDTHYKRMLEHALQPAAADAVKVGVAGHNLFDVAYAWLLAEERGVTERIEFEMLLGMATGQAEAVKRTVGGLLLYTPVVHPTEFDVAISYLIRRLEENASQENFMSAVFELSTSSELFAREESRFRSSLAAVDDTIPAPNRTQDRRFPPELDDVDPLAEPETPDEPEEEIDPQLTSVVQGFTRGSLLTPDALVDPDTSATPFHNAADTDPALPTNRAWGREILARVEASQLGVATIAAARIDSTDQLDDLIDGVRTAAASWGARPGEQRAALLHRVGVAIERNRARLIEVMASETGKTIAEADPEVSEAVDFAHYYAERARDLDRVQGARFVPSRVTVVAPPWNFPVAIPAGSMLAALASGSGVVVKPAGQARRSGAVLVEALREAGVPRELLALVDAGEAEFGEHLISHKAVDRVILTGGYETAEVFRSWKSDLPLLAETSGKNAIIVTPSADLDLAAADVVKSAFGHAGQKCSAASLVILVGSVGKSRRFLTQLTDAVSSLRVGYPSDPTTQMGPIIEPAAGKLKHALTQLGVGEKWLVEPEAKDETGRLWSPGVRDGVKPGSYFHLTEFFGPVLGVMRARTLEEAIRFQNAIPYGLTAGLHSLDARELEQWLETVEAGNLYVNRGITGAIVQRQPFGGWKRSSVGSGTKAGGPNYLMGLGSWVADAGRHSSSLHLRGLSPRVTELIESAQPAIRYEDFDLVRRSALSDAVAWHDEFGQVKDPSGLGVERNLFRYRPLPVTVRLTESGALADLLRVLAAGRLARAEMHVSVPGILPAGLGQVLEDLPSVHVTIETDEAWLARVAASGIDTERVRLVAARDTRLVEARALSDALRGTPDVAVFADEVTAAGRVEMLTFLREQAISITAHRFGNPDDWSEAVI, translated from the coding sequence ATGACCGCCGAGACCGCATCCGCCCCCGAGACCGCGCAGATCCCCACGATCGACGGCGCATCCGCCGCACCCGACCGCGAGGCCCTCGCCGACCGGTCCGTCGCGCTCGTGCGCACGTGGCTCGCCGAGGCGGCCCAGCACCCCGCGGATCCCTCCGCCGAGCGCCTCGCGGGCGTCCTCAAGGACGAGAACGGCCTCGACTTCACCATCGGCTTCGTCGACCGGGTCGTGCGCCCCGAGGACCTGCCGGTCGCGGGCAACAGCCTCGCGGCGCTCACCGCCAAGACCCCGGGCTTCCTGCCCTGGTACATGCAGGGCGCGATCCGCGCGGGCGGCATCCTGGGCCCCGTCCTCCCGCAGGTAGTCGTCCCGGTCGCGCGCCGCGTGCTGCGCGAGATGGTCGGCCACCTCATCGTCGACGCGACGAGCGAGAAGCTCGGGCCGGCGATCGCGAAGCTGCGCGAGGGCGGATCCCGCCTCAACCTCAACCTGCTGGGCGAGGCCGTGCTCGGCGAGAAGGAGGCCGCGCGCCGCCTCGCGGGCACGCGCGAGCTGCTCGCCCGCGACGACGTGGACTACGTCTCCATCAAGGTGTCGAGCGTCGTCTCGCAGCTGTCGATGTGGGCGTTCGACGAGGCCGTCGACAAGGTCGTCGAGCGGCTGACCCCGCTGTACGAGCTGGCGTCGAAGGCGGCGACCCCCAAGTTCATCAACCTCGACATGGAGGAGTACAAGGACCTGGACCTCACGATCGAGGTCTTCACGCGCGTGCTCGACCAGCCGCAGCTGAAGGACCTGGAAGCGGGCATCGTGCTGCAGGCGTACCTGCCCGACGCGCTCGCGGGCCTCCAGCGGCTCACGGCGTGGGCGCAGGAGCGCCGCGCGGCGGGCGGGGCCCCCATCAAGGTCCGCATCGTCAAGGGCGCGAACCTCGCGATGGAGCAGGTCGACGGCCGGATGCACGACTGGCCCGTCGCCACCTGGGCCACCAAGGAGCAGACCGACACGCACTACAAGCGCATGCTCGAGCACGCGCTCCAGCCCGCCGCGGCCGACGCCGTGAAGGTCGGCGTCGCCGGCCACAACCTCTTCGACGTCGCGTACGCGTGGCTGCTCGCCGAGGAGCGCGGCGTGACCGAGCGGATCGAGTTCGAGATGCTGCTCGGCATGGCGACCGGCCAGGCCGAGGCCGTGAAGCGCACGGTCGGCGGGCTGCTCCTCTACACGCCCGTCGTGCACCCGACCGAGTTCGACGTGGCCATCTCGTACCTCATCCGCCGCCTGGAGGAAAACGCGAGCCAGGAGAACTTCATGTCGGCGGTGTTCGAGCTGAGCACGTCGTCCGAGCTGTTCGCGCGCGAGGAGTCGCGGTTCCGCTCGTCGCTCGCCGCCGTCGACGACACGATCCCGGCGCCGAACCGCACGCAGGACCGCCGCTTCCCGCCGGAGCTCGACGACGTGGATCCGCTCGCCGAGCCCGAGACGCCGGATGAGCCCGAGGAGGAGATCGACCCGCAGCTCACGAGCGTGGTCCAGGGCTTCACGCGCGGATCCCTGCTGACGCCCGACGCGCTCGTCGACCCCGACACCTCCGCGACGCCGTTCCACAACGCGGCCGACACGGATCCGGCGCTGCCGACGAACCGCGCCTGGGGCCGCGAGATCCTGGCGCGCGTCGAGGCCTCGCAGCTCGGCGTCGCGACCATCGCGGCCGCGCGCATCGACTCCACCGACCAGCTCGACGACCTCATCGACGGCGTCCGCACGGCCGCCGCGTCCTGGGGCGCCCGCCCCGGCGAGCAGCGCGCCGCGCTCCTGCACCGCGTCGGCGTCGCGATCGAGCGCAACCGCGCGCGCCTCATCGAGGTCATGGCGTCGGAGACCGGCAAGACCATCGCCGAGGCCGACCCCGAGGTCAGCGAGGCCGTGGACTTCGCGCACTACTACGCCGAGCGCGCCCGCGACCTCGACCGCGTGCAGGGCGCCCGGTTCGTGCCGTCGCGCGTCACCGTCGTGGCGCCGCCGTGGAACTTCCCCGTCGCCATCCCCGCGGGCAGCATGCTCGCGGCGCTCGCCTCGGGCAGCGGCGTGGTCGTGAAGCCCGCCGGCCAGGCCCGCCGCTCCGGTGCCGTGCTGGTCGAGGCGCTCCGCGAGGCCGGCGTGCCGCGCGAGCTGCTCGCGCTCGTCGACGCGGGCGAGGCCGAGTTCGGCGAGCACCTCATCTCCCACAAGGCTGTCGACCGCGTGATCCTCACGGGCGGCTACGAGACCGCCGAGGTCTTCCGCTCCTGGAAGAGCGACCTCCCGCTCCTCGCGGAGACCAGCGGCAAGAACGCCATCATCGTCACGCCCAGCGCCGACCTCGACCTGGCCGCGGCCGACGTCGTGAAGAGCGCGTTCGGCCACGCCGGCCAGAAGTGCTCGGCGGCGAGCCTCGTGATCCTCGTGGGCTCGGTCGGCAAGTCCCGCCGGTTCCTCACGCAGCTCACCGACGCGGTGTCGTCGCTGCGGGTGGGCTACCCGTCGGATCCCACCACGCAGATGGGCCCGATCATCGAGCCGGCCGCCGGCAAGCTCAAGCACGCGCTCACGCAGCTGGGCGTCGGCGAGAAGTGGCTCGTGGAGCCCGAGGCGAAGGACGAGACCGGCCGCCTCTGGTCGCCGGGCGTGCGCGACGGCGTGAAGCCCGGGTCGTACTTCCACCTCACCGAGTTCTTCGGCCCCGTGCTCGGCGTGATGCGCGCCCGCACCCTCGAGGAGGCGATCCGCTTCCAGAACGCCATCCCGTACGGCCTCACCGCGGGCCTGCACAGCCTCGACGCGCGCGAGCTCGAGCAGTGGCTCGAGACCGTGGAGGCGGGCAACCTCTACGTGAACCGCGGGATCACGGGCGCGATCGTGCAGCGCCAGCCGTTCGGCGGCTGGAAGCGCTCCTCGGTCGGATCCGGCACCAAGGCCGGCGGCCCGAACTACCTCATGGGCTTGGGATCCTGGGTCGCGGACGCGGGCCGGCACTCGAGCTCGCTGCACCTGCGCGGGCTCTCACCGCGGGTCACGGAGCTCATCGAGTCGGCGCAGCCCGCGATCCGCTACGAGGACTTCGACCTCGTCCGCCGCTCCGCGCTCAGCGACGCGGTCGCGTGGCACGACGAGTTCGGCCAGGTGAAGGACCCGAGCGGCCTCGGCGTCGAGCGCAACCTGTTCCGCTACCGGCCGCTGCCCGTCACGGTGCGGCTCACGGAGTCGGGCGCGCTCGCCGACCTGCTCCGCGTGCTCGCGGCCGGGCGGCTGGCGCGCGCGGAGATGCACGTGTCGGTGCCGGGGATCCTCCCGGCCGGCCTCGGCCAGGTGCTCGAGGACCTGCCGAGCGTGCACGTGACCATCGAGACGGACGAGGCGTGGCTCGCCCGCGTCGCCGCGTCCGGGATCGACACGGAGCGCGTGCGCCTCGTCGCCGCCCGGGACACGCGTCTCGTGGAGGCGCGGGCCCTGTCCGACGCGCTCCGCGGCACGCCCGACGTCGCGGTCTTCGCCGACGAGGTCACCGCGGCCGGCCGCGTCGAGATGCTCACGTTCCTGCGCGAGCAGGCCATCAGCATCACGGCCCACCGCTTCGGCAACCCGGACGACTGGAGCGAGGCGGTCATCTAG
- a CDS encoding GNAT family N-acetyltransferase produces the protein MTATEVRALAASEVGRLESEEPPGRGFARAMWAAQEAGGSTLLVAWDGDRPVGTGQLDLRGDVPELRNLRVDEAERGRGIGTAIIRAAEERVAPGRLAVDVALDDPRARALYERLGYRDTGETTTTTYAYVDDAGVTRQATETDETLARDLV, from the coding sequence GTGACGGCGACCGAGGTCCGCGCGCTCGCGGCCTCGGAGGTCGGGCGGCTCGAGAGCGAGGAGCCGCCCGGCCGCGGCTTCGCGCGCGCGATGTGGGCGGCGCAGGAGGCGGGCGGATCCACGCTGCTCGTCGCATGGGACGGCGACCGTCCCGTGGGCACCGGCCAGCTCGACCTCCGCGGCGACGTGCCCGAGCTGCGGAACCTGCGCGTCGACGAGGCGGAGCGCGGCCGCGGGATCGGCACGGCGATCATCCGCGCGGCCGAGGAGCGCGTCGCCCCCGGCCGCCTCGCGGTGGACGTCGCCCTCGATGACCCGCGCGCCCGCGCGCTGTACGAGCGGCTCGGCTACCGCGACACGGGCGAGACCACCACGACCACCTACGCGTACGTCGACGACGCGGGCGTCACCCGGCAGGCGACCGAGACGGACGAGACGCTGGCGCGCGACCTGGTCTGA
- a CDS encoding phosphate/phosphite/phosphonate ABC transporter substrate-binding protein — translation MTTRARFLTTALALAGVASLVTGCAATGAAGSESDAGGYAVDSGTLVFGVVPDSANTQTNYQPLMDYIAKETGKKVQYHESTDYAALIEASIAGQIDVASFSGLTYVTATQNGAKLDPISSIITAEGQEPGYYSEAIVPKGSPITTLAEMKGKKVCFVDPSSTSGYLFPSAELLKAGVDPTTDVTPVFAGKHDVSVQKVGEGKECDAGFAEDSEVAKSDKVTVIGKVMVPGAPIVESDTLPDDVKQQLKDALSDVTVDQMVAAGVTSADSADFRSSFYATTPVDDSYYDQVRQTCATTKSAQCQKK, via the coding sequence ATGACGACCCGCGCCCGCTTCCTCACCACCGCCCTCGCCCTCGCCGGCGTCGCCTCCCTCGTCACCGGGTGCGCGGCCACCGGCGCCGCCGGATCCGAGTCCGACGCGGGCGGCTACGCGGTCGACTCCGGCACGCTCGTGTTCGGCGTCGTGCCCGACTCCGCGAACACGCAGACCAACTACCAGCCGCTGATGGACTACATCGCCAAGGAGACCGGCAAGAAGGTCCAGTACCACGAGAGCACCGACTACGCGGCGCTCATCGAGGCGTCCATCGCCGGCCAGATCGACGTCGCGAGCTTCTCCGGCCTCACCTACGTCACGGCCACGCAGAACGGCGCGAAGCTCGACCCGATCTCCTCCATCATCACGGCGGAGGGCCAGGAGCCCGGCTACTACTCCGAGGCGATCGTGCCGAAGGGCAGCCCCATCACGACGCTCGCCGAGATGAAGGGCAAGAAGGTCTGCTTCGTCGACCCGTCGTCCACCTCGGGCTACCTGTTCCCGAGCGCCGAGCTGCTGAAGGCGGGCGTGGATCCCACGACGGACGTGACCCCCGTCTTCGCGGGCAAGCACGACGTGAGCGTGCAGAAGGTCGGCGAGGGCAAGGAGTGCGACGCGGGCTTCGCCGAGGACAGCGAGGTGGCGAAGTCGGACAAGGTCACGGTCATCGGCAAGGTCATGGTGCCCGGCGCCCCCATCGTGGAGTCGGACACGCTGCCCGACGACGTGAAGCAGCAGCTCAAGGACGCGCTCTCGGACGTGACCGTCGACCAGATGGTCGCCGCGGGCGTCACGAGCGCCGACAGCGCGGACTTCCGCAGCTCCTTCTACGCGACTACGCCCGTCGACGACTCCTACTACGACCAGGTGCGCCAGACCTGCGCGACGACGAAGTCGGCCCAGTGCCAGAAGAAGTAG
- the phnC gene encoding phosphonate ABC transporter ATP-binding protein: MPEEVAGSAGPVVEVSGLTKRFGATTALDDVSLEVARGEVVVLLGLSGSGKSTLLRHLDGLELPTAGSVRVLGEDVPALRGRALRSLRGRVGVIFQQFELVPSLTVLENVLTGALAELRGPRLGLGTYPRALRLRALTHLDRVGLLDRAYQRADTLSGGQQQRVAIARALMQDPRILLADEPVASLDPESSDQVMALIREIAAEQGLTVLCSLHQVDLAIAWADRIVGLRHGRVVLDTPAAGLSKAEVMEIYGRVATTTAELSAVADELLAGSDAGPAR; encoded by the coding sequence GTGCCAGAAGAAGTAGCCGGATCCGCGGGCCCCGTGGTCGAGGTCTCCGGGCTCACCAAGCGGTTCGGCGCCACGACCGCGCTCGACGACGTCTCGCTCGAGGTCGCGCGCGGCGAGGTCGTGGTGCTGCTCGGCCTGTCGGGATCCGGGAAGTCGACGCTGCTCCGCCACCTCGACGGGCTCGAGCTGCCGACCGCGGGATCCGTGCGCGTGCTCGGCGAGGACGTGCCCGCGCTCCGCGGCCGGGCGCTCCGCTCGCTGCGCGGCCGGGTGGGCGTGATCTTCCAGCAGTTCGAGCTGGTGCCCTCGCTCACGGTGCTCGAGAACGTGCTCACGGGCGCGCTCGCCGAGCTGCGCGGGCCGCGGCTCGGGCTCGGGACGTACCCGCGGGCGCTCCGGCTGCGGGCGCTCACGCACCTCGACCGCGTGGGCCTCCTCGACCGCGCGTACCAGCGGGCCGACACGCTCTCGGGCGGGCAGCAGCAGCGGGTCGCGATCGCGCGGGCGCTCATGCAGGACCCTCGGATCCTCCTCGCCGACGAGCCCGTCGCGTCGCTCGACCCCGAGTCGAGCGACCAGGTCATGGCGCTGATCCGCGAGATCGCGGCCGAGCAGGGGCTCACGGTGCTGTGCAGCCTGCACCAGGTGGACCTCGCGATCGCGTGGGCCGACCGCATCGTGGGGCTCCGGCACGGGCGCGTGGTGCTCGACACCCCGGCGGCCGGGCTGTCGAAGGCCGAGGTCATGGAGATCTACGGGCGGGTCGCGACGACCACGGCCGAGCTGTCCGCGGTGGCGGACGAGCTGCTCGCGGGATCCGACGCGGGCCCCGCGCGATGA